In one window of Drosophila mauritiana strain mau12 chromosome X, ASM438214v1, whole genome shotgun sequence DNA:
- the LOC117147218 gene encoding LOW QUALITY PROTEIN: E3 ubiquitin ligase complex SCF subunit sconC-like (The sequence of the model RefSeq protein was modified relative to this genomic sequence to represent the inferred CDS: substituted 1 base at 1 genomic stop codon) has product MDAPPTIKLESSDAMIFPREVRVAKLFVTIENMLECFAVEEDENAVVSLHSVSGLILGKILSWADHHXDDEDQETEGGGVAAKQLQIKGPMTLIHKFLTSMITGKTPEQVRHFFNIPEDVSPSVDGQIPYCYRLEIVAKEFMHFGEQQPCADPWSTKTTDDCGMETVD; this is encoded by the exons ATGGATGCCCCTCCCACCATCAAACTTGAGTCCTCGGATGCGATGATCTTTCCGAGGGAAGTCCGAGTCGCCAAGCTCTTCGTAACCATTGAGAATATGTTGGAGTGCTTTGCCGTGGAGGAAGACGAGAATGCCGTCGTGTCTCTCCACTCGGTGAGCGGGCTCATCCTAGGCAAGATTCTGAGCTGGGCCGATCACCACTAAGACGATGAAGATCAGGAAACGGAGGGTGGAGGAG TGGCCGCCAAGCAACTGCAGATCAAGGGCCCAATGACACTCATCCACAAGTTTTTGACCAGTATGATTACGGGGAAGACTCCCGAGCAGGTCCGCCACTTCTTCAACATCCCGGAAGACGTCTCGCCATCCGTAGACGGGCAG ATCCCTTACTGCTACCGCCTGGAGATCGTGGCCAAAGAATTTATGCATTTTGGCGAGCAGCAGCCGTGCGCCGATCCTTGGTCCACGAAGACCACGGATGACTGTGGCATGGAGACGGTGGACTAA
- the LOC117148011 gene encoding abnormal cell migration protein 10, protein MDCGGIAAHQQQQLQQQQLHLLQQQLQQQHHQQQRQQQQHSLEEAATITNINLRGILVGGAASGAGVAGAAAGGATTTTTTAAGFVAGGDCPVIGAGAGAGVKLRRHSDRPLTPEAKQLSHTYRISMANLEDSQESELDQILGELSLLEAQISYTEASMLPAMCAPSAGAQIAPPPGVTQLPGSAPSMVSMSAASSRSHSRTNSTISADVSSCSSSGISENGHGLGMGIGGPGSAGMMVQPPPPGGMTMGITLGVVTPREPRTESPDNDSAFSDTVSLLSSESSASSNTSLQQQQQQQQHQQHQQQQKQQLAGAEKLHHGVHGQHGGQQSGANSITKADKIQLALHKLESAPIRRLFVKAFTSDGASKSLLVDERMGCGHVTRLLADKNHVQMQSNWALVEHLGDLQMERLFEDHELLVDNLMTWHSDAGNRVLFQQRPDKVTLFLRPELYLPGPQMAPGCQHDEQTRQMLLDEFFDSHNQLQMDGPLYMKADPKKGWKRYHFVLRSSGLYYFPKEKTKNTRDLACLNLFHGHNVYTGLGWRKKWKSPTDYTFGFKAVADSSLGKSCRSLKMLCAEDLPTLDRWLTAIRVCKYGKQLWDSHKSLLEDLCLSRDDAVSQSSFAASMRSESISSISSAVPSQCGSVSSAISSMSNSTSGRTSRASSSSSSGCLSDDNNAFDSEFTTGTIKRKPSMKPNLPLTTMTRQLKEVGEITICESAGGDASSPERSGTLTRRHSRRKSQESNGSGTLKRRPIAVPVATVVKQTEPMGSASSTSSSSNSTPTPTPSICAKPPPGDSASLMCSSTLSLDSLPPPPPPPALDGSEDQDVYGSQLSLASLPPPPPPEDVLAMNYAEPSSPSTPTPMSTAMIMPNSNGSLPPAVPAKPMKPAVKQAAGGLKAAPPYKAPPDYVGPALLPGPPLPPPPPAQKKVSFADSPVLLRRKMCSPEPVLPQRSPSTTLSCHSSSSAGSAYQTYAPGPMLPPRADVARLSSLSNGSSSEVTSPKRLQESASNPPRDFLKDLQRVMRKKWQVAQKCKAEPATTPHEVLGFRDFSNEDLLAAHNLNSGANSSHYYRETANVSHWVRKHYEYAHNALYENVHAQAAAGVPGSGEATTPPLPPPPGNSVAAKKRPPPPPPKRSDKTHLTNRV, encoded by the exons ATGGATTGTGGTGGTATTGCGGCacatcagcaacaacaactacaacagcaacaactgcacTTACTCCAGCAacagctacaacaacaacaccaccagcagcagcggcaacaacaacagcacagcCTCGAggaagcagcaacaataacaaat ATCAACCTAAGGGGCATCTTGGTCGGCGGCGCTGCCAGCGGCGCAGGAGTAGCAGGAGCAGCGGCTGGTGgtgcgacgacgacgacgacgaccgCCGCTGGCTTCGTGGCTGGTGGAGATTGCCCTGTGATCGGCGCCGGTGCTGGCGCTGGCGTCAAGCTGCGCAGGCACAGCGATCGTCCCCTGACGCCGGAGGCCAAGCAGCTCTCTCACACATACCGCATCTCGATGGCCAACCTGGAGGATTCGCAGGAGTCGGAGCTGGACCAGATCCTGGGCGAGCTGAGTCTGCTGGAGGCGCAAATTAGCTACACCGAGGCCTCCATGCTGCCCGCCATGTGTGCTCCAAGTGCGGGCGCTCAGATAGCACCGCCACCGGGAGTGACCCAGCTGCCGGGCAGTGCTCCATCGATGGTCTCCATGTCGGCAGCATCCTCGCGTTCCCATTCGCGCACCAATAGCACCATCTCAGCAGACGTAAGCAGCTGCTCGTCGTCGGGGATCTCGGAGAATGGACACGGACTGGGAATGGGAATTGGCGGGCCCGGGTCGGCCGGAATGATGGTGCAGCCACCGCCACCGGGCGGCATGACCATGGGAATAACGCTGGGTGTTGTCACGCCCCGCGAGCCGCGCACCGAATCGCCAGACAATGATTCCGCTTTCAGCGACACCGTTTCGCTGCTGTCCAGCGAGTCGTCGGCCTCCTCGAACACAtccctgcagcagcagcagcagcaacaacagcaccaacagcaccagcagcagcagaaacaacAGCTGGCCGGCGCGGAGAAACTACACCACGGCGTCCATGGGCAGCACGGTGGCCAGCAGAGTGGCGCCAACAGCATCACGAAGGCGGACAAGATCCAGTTGGCACTGCATAAGCTGGAAAGCGCCCCCATCCGTCGCCTGTTTGTCAAGGCCTTCACCTCCGACGGTGCCTCCAAATCACTGCTGGTTGATGAGCGCATGGGCTGTGGTCATGTAACGCGACTTTTGGCCGACAAGAACCACGTGCAAATGCAGTCCAACTGGGCGTTGGTCGAGCACTTGGGCGATCTGCAGATGG AACGCCTCTTTGAGGACCACGAGCTGCTGGTGGACAACCTGATGACGTGGCACTCAGACGCCGGCAACCGAGTGCTCTTTCAACAGCGTCCGGACAAGGTGACGCTTTTCCTGCGGCCGGAGCTCTACTTACCCGGACCCCAGATGGCGCCCGGATGCCAGCATGACGAGCAGACGCGGCAGATGCTGCTCGACGAGTTCTTCGATTCGCACAACCAGCTCCAGATGGACGGACCGCTTTACATGAAGGCGGACCCAAAGAAGGGCTGGAAGCGATATCATTTCGTGTTGCGCTCCTCGGGCCTCTACTACTTCCCCAAGGAGAAGACCAAGAACACGCGCGACCTGGCCTGCCTGAATCTGTTTCACGGCCACAACGTGTACACTGGATTGGGCTGGCGCAAGAAGTGGAAGTCGCCGACTGACTACACCTTTGGCTTCAAGGCGGTGGCGGACTCTTCGCTGGGCAAGTCGTGTCGCTCCCTCAAAATGCTGTGCGCCGAAGACCTGCCGACGCTGGACCGCTGGCTGACGGCCATCCGCGTCTGCAAGTACGGCAAGCAGCTGTGGGACAGTCACAAATCGCTGCTCGAGGATCTCTGCCTGAGCCGCGACGATGCCGTCTCGCAGTCGAGCTTTGCGGCCTCCATGCGCAGCGAGTCCATCTCGAGCATCTCCTCGGCGGTTCCGTCGCAGTGCGGCAGTGTTTCCTCGGCCATCAGCAGCATGTCCAACTCGACTAGCGGCCGCACATCGCGCGcctccagcagcagctccagtgGCTGCCTCTCGGACGACAACAACGCCTTCGACTCCGAGTTCACCACTGGCACCATTAAGCGCAAGCCCTCGATGAAGCCCAATCTCCCGCTGACCACGATGACACGCCAGCTGAAGGAGGTGGGCGAGATCACCATCTGTGAGAGCGCAGGTGGCGATGCCAGTTCCCCGGAGCGCAGTGGTACTCTAACGCGCCGCCATAGTCGTCGCAAGTCGCAGGAGAGCAACGGCAGCGGCACGCTAAAGCGCCGCCCGATTGCCGTGCCGGTGGCCACTGTTGTCAAGCAGACGGAGCCAATGGGCAGCGCCTCGTCGACGTCGTCCAGCAGCAACTCTacgcccacgcccacaccCAGCATATGCGCCAAACCGCCGCCAGGCGATTCGGCCTCGCTGATGTGTTCGTCTACCCTGTCTTTGGACTCGCTGCCTCCGCCACCTCCGCCGCCCGCTTTAGATGGGTCGGAGGATCAGGATGTGTACGGGTCACAGCTGTCGCTGGCCTCACTGccaccaccgcctccgccTGAGGATGTGCTGGCAATGAACTATGCAGAACCCTCCAGTCCGTCTACGCCCACACCAATGAGCACTGCAATGATCATGCCCAACAGCAACGGATCGTTGCCCCCGGCGGTGCCGGCCAAGCCCATGAAGCCAGCAGTGAAGCAGGCGGCGGGCGGTCTCAAGGCCGCGCCACCATACAAGGCGCCGCCGGATTACGTGGGCCCAGCCCTGCTGCCTGGGCCGCcattgccgccgccgcctcccgCCCAGAAAAAGGTCTCGTTCGCAGACTCTCCGGTGCTGCTGCGTCGCAAGATGTGCTCACCGGAACCCGTGCTGCCCCAGCGATCGCCCAGCACCACGCTCAGCTGTCATTCCAGCTCCAGTGCAGGATCGGCCTACCAGACCTACGCGCCCGGGCCTATGTTGCCGCCGCGTGCTGATGTGGCGCGCCTGTCCAGCCTGAgtaacggcagcagcagcgaggTGACCTCGCCCAAGCGCCTGCAGGAGTCGGCCTCGAATCCGCCCCGCGACTTTCTCAAGGATCTGCAGCGCGTGATGCGCAAGAAATGGCAGGTGGCTCAAAAGTGCAAGGCGGAGCCAGCGACGACGCCGCATGAGGTCCTGGGCTTCCGGGACTTTAGCAACGAGGACCTTCTGGCCGCCCACAACCTCAACTCTGGGGCCAACTCCTCGCACTACTACCGCGAGACGGCCAACGTGAGCCACTGGGTGAGGAAGCACTACGAGTATGCCCACAATGCGCTCTACGAGAACGTGCACGCCCAGGCGGCGGCGGGAGTGCCTGGGAGTGGAGAAGCCACCACGCCTCCGCTCCCACCTCCGCCTGGTAATTCAGTGGCAGCTAAAAAAcgtccgccgccgccgcctccgaAGCGGAGCGACAAGACGCACCTGACCAACCGGGTTTAA